CATCAGCAGCGATATTGCTCTGCACCTTCTCGATACCCTCTCCAATCTCAAGGCGAGAGAAACGACGCAATGAAACCTTCTCACCGCACCGTATACCGAACGCATCAACCATATCCTTGATGGTCTTTGAATCGGTCTCATCCTTGATGAATATCTGACGCAGTAGCACCGCGCCCTCAAGGAACTTCTCAATCTTGCCGGGAAGTATGCGATCAGCCTTCTTCTTCTGCTCTTCGTTAAGTTGCTCAAGCAGGATCTCACGCTCTTTTGCGAGCACCTCTTCGGGAACATCCTCTACCGACAGATATGTAGGCTTCATTGCGGCAACGTGCATAGCTAAATCGCGCGCCAAGGCGCGGAACTCATCACCACGCGCAACGAAATCCGTCTCGCAGTTAAGCTCTACGATCGCCACAACTTGATCTCCTGGGTGAGTGTAAACACCCATGCTGCCCTCGGCTGCGGTCTTACCGGAGCGCTTCTCAATATCCTTTAACCCCTTCTTGCGAAGAACCTCTATGGCCTTGTCTATAGAGCCCTCAGCCTCGCTGAGAGCCGCCTTGCAATCCATCATCCCTGCTCCGGTCATATCGCGAAGCTCTTTAATCATACCACTTGTTATCTGTGACATACCTATTACTCCTAACTATGGAAGAAAAGAAAATTCAATCGGTGCTTGAGCATCCGCCCCAGTCCCAAACGCATGCGCCAAAAACTGGCTACATATGTCGAAACTGGGGGCGGTACCCCTTAAAAACTATGCGAGAGCTGCGCCACCCTCAGTTACGGTTGCGCCGTGGCTGCCGTTAGCTGAATCCTTGTGCTTGCTACTCTCTCCACCGTTCTGTCCACCATTTGCTGTTCCACGAGCCTGATAGATCGCCCTACCCTCAATAACAGCATCTGCTACTGCGGCTACGAAGAGCCGGATCGTGCGCGATGCATCATCGTTTGATGGGATCGGAAAGGAGACCTCTCCTGGATCTGCGTTGGTATCAACGAGCGCCACTACTGGGATGTGTAGTCTATGTGCTTCGGCGATAGAGATCTCCTCTTTCACCACATCGACTAGAAAAATAACGTCAGGAATCTTCCTCATGTTACGGATACCACCGAGATTGGTCTCAAGCTTTCCAACCTGGCGACTGATATCTAGGCGCTCCTTTTTGGTGAGGCGTATCTTTGAGTTCTCTGTTGCTGCCTCAGCGAGCATGTTTTCAAGTTTGCGCATGCGCTCAATCGAATGCTTCATCGTTTGAAAGTTACTCAAGCATCCACCTAACCATCGAGATGCGATGTAGAAAGCTCCGCAACGAATCGCCTCCTCACGGATGATGTCCTTAGCCTGAAGCTTCGTTCCAACGAAGAGTATATTTCCGCCAAGTGCTATGCGATCAAGGATATACTTACGAGCGATCTCCCACTTCTTCATGGTCAGATCGAGATTGATAATATGTACACCGTTACGAGCGCCGTAGATGAATGGAAGCATCTTAGGGTTCCAGCGCTGTGTCTGGTGACCGTAATGTGC
This genomic interval from Pseudomonadota bacterium contains the following:
- the tsf gene encoding translation elongation factor Ts, whose amino-acid sequence is MSQITSGMIKELRDMTGAGMMDCKAALSEAEGSIDKAIEVLRKKGLKDIEKRSGKTAAEGSMGVYTHPGDQVVAIVELNCETDFVARGDEFRALARDLAMHVAAMKPTYLSVEDVPEEVLAKEREILLEQLNEEQKKKADRILPGKIEKFLEGAVLLRQIFIKDETDSKTIKDMVDAFGIRCGEKVSLRRFSRLEIGEGIEKVQSNIAADVAAMVGER
- the rpsB gene encoding 30S ribosomal protein S2 yields the protein MTISKDAQPSVSPLPSTASAVPSQAAAAPISASEPRLPITIKNLMDAGAHYGHQTQRWNPKMLPFIYGARNGVHIINLDLTMKKWEIARKYILDRIALGGNILFVGTKLQAKDIIREEAIRCGAFYIASRWLGGCLSNFQTMKHSIERMRKLENMLAEAATENSKIRLTKKERLDISRQVGKLETNLGGIRNMRKIPDVIFLVDVVKEEISIAEAHRLHIPVVALVDTNADPGEVSFPIPSNDDASRTIRLFVAAVADAVIEGRAIYQARGTANGGQNGGESSKHKDSANGSHGATVTEGGAALA